ATTCACTATTTATGCTAGAATATATAAGTCGCAAATAACTATTAGAATCCTAGTTTCCTCTATAAGTCGCTGGTTTGTAATCGCATATATAATCTACCAAAAAATTTTGTTAATCATAAGACAATTATTGATTTTCACTCTCTGAAAAGAATAAATGATATTTATAACATATTGTAATTTCAACATTATTCTATGGGTGAACACTTACTAATAGGCATTACAAGTATTCTTATTTTTGGAATTGGGGCCCAATGGATAGCATGGCGATTTAAGCTGCCAGCTATCTTACTGCTATTAATTTCCGGTATTGCCGCCGGTCCTGTCTTTGGACTACTCGACCCTGACCTTCTAATGGGCGACCTGCTAACCCCTTTTATTTCTGTAGCTGTTGCTATTATTCTTTTTGAAGGGGGATTAAGTCTGCGATTCTCTGAATTAAAGAATATCGGAGGAGTAATCGGTAATCTCGTAAGCATTGGAGTTCTGGTTACCTGGGCCATTACAGGTATTTCGGCCTTCTACTTGTTCCCGTTCGATTGGGGGCTGTCTATTCTTCTGGGAGCTATCCTGGTAGTTACCGGTCCAACGGTTATTATTCCACTTCTCAGGCAGGTACGTCCGTCGGGGCAAGTGGGATCAATACTGAAGTGGGAAGGTATCGTTATTGACCCGATAGGTGCAATGTTGGCCGTCCTTGTTTTTGAAGTTATCCTTAGTACAAGTTTCTCTGCTGCTACCAGTCTTGCGGTAATGAGTATTGTCAAAACGATCTTTTTCGGCACTATTGTGGGCCTCGCCGGCGCTGCTTTGATCTACTTCCTATTGAAAAGACATCTGCTGCCCGACTTTCTGCAGAATCCTATTAGCCTTATGGTTGTGGTTACTGTTTTCACAATCTCCAACATGCTGCAGCACGAATCGGGCTTATGGGCAACCACCTTAATGGGAATAGCACTGGCTAATCAAAAATCAGCACATATACATCATATCACCGAGTTTAAGGAAAATCTTCGGGTTTTATTACTCTCTGCCCTATTTATTTTATTGGCTGCACGAGTAGAGCTCCAAAGTCTTATAAATAATCTCAACTGGGATTTACTAGTATTTCTCGTTATTCTAATATTTATTGCACGTCCTGTTGGTGTTTATGTATCTACCATGTTTTCTGATCTCAAATGGAGAGAAAAACTTTTTCTCTGCTGGATGGCCCCGAGAGGAGTAGTTGCTGCCTCAATTTCCTCTATTTTTGCCATCCAACTCGCAAATAATGGATTTGCTCAGGCAGATCAACTCATGCCTATTGTATTTCTTGTGATCATAAGTACAGTTACCATTTACGGTCTTCCTGCCTCGTGGGTAGCTCGTAAACTTGGCGTTGCCAAGCCCGTTCCCAATGGAGTACTTATTCTTGGAGCCCACGACTGGGCGCTTAAAATAGCTGAAGCCATCCAAAATGAAGGGTTCAAAGTACTTGTTGCAGATGCAAACTGGAAAAACATTGCAGTTGCAAAAAAGAAAGGCCTAGAAACCTATCACGGGAATATACTATCAGAGTATGCCATAGATGACATCAACTTAGACGGTGTTGGCCGGATGCTTTCTCTGACACCTAACGATGAGGTAAACTCTCTTGCTGCTCTACGCTTTGGTGAGATATTCGGTCGCTCACATGTATTCCAACTCCCCCCCAACACCAAAAAAGATGAAGGTAAAGAAGTAAGTAGTCATCTAAGCGGTCGTATCCTGTTTCATCCAAAACTCAATTTCGAGAAAATATCAAAAATAGTAACAGAGGAAGACGACCTGTTGGTTGAAAAGATTACCAAAGAAAATCTACCAAGTGAAAAAAATACGCTGGAGAACAAGAAGATTCCGCTCTTCCAGATCACAAATAATAATGAAATACGTCCCTTCACGGTAGATAACCCCCCAAGCCTGACGGTAGGAAGTAAATTGTTTTATATTCCAAATGTGAATGAACAAGTAGAGAGTGAGACTTAATAATTAAGTATTAATAGCCGGAACAAAAATCTAGACATGACCTTATCCCAAATGTAGAATAAGATTTATCAAAACTGGGATTTGAGGTATCCTAAATTCTTATATATTGCAATAGGTAATAGCTCAATTTTAGCTAAACATACTAGTCATGTTTAGGTTTGTAATAGGTATATTGATAACACTGGTAATAGCCATTCAATTTGGATGTAGTGGTACAACCACACTATTTTCCTCTTCAACTGGTCAAGATAGTACTGCGACTAAACATTATACCACTAGCTTTCCTACTCATGATGTATCAAAACAGATAGAAGATGCACGTAGTGCTGTACTAAGAATTATATCTACAAGCTTTTACAATTCTTATACCTTTGACAAAGCATATCTTACATTAAATGATATAAAAACAAACAACCCACAAGATATAGCTGCAGGCTATTACTCTACAGAACAGAGTTCTGCCGGTACGGGTATTATCCTAGACAATACTTACAATAGCTCTCTAATCATTACCTGTAAACATGTAGTCACATCGCCTGATACAGTTATCACTTATTTTGAAGGGGATAATATTCCAGATAACACATTTATAAAATCTATAAGTATTAAGCGCAAACAAAATGATTTGCTCTTTACAAAAAGCAGGATCTATGATTTCGATATCATTGCCTCTGATGAAAGTTATGACCTTGCTCTAATCGCTGCTGATACCCGCAAAAAGGATAGACTATCATACAATCCTATTCAATTTAAAGCCGGGAACTCTGATGATGTAAAAATGGGCTCATTTCTATATATTTTTGGTTTTCCCAGAGGATACCCCATGCTAACAAGGGGATTAGCAAGTACTGATGCTTATAAAAACAAACACTTTTTCCTTACTGATGCTCTATTTAACCCTGGTATAAGTGGTGGATTGGTAATAGCCAGTAAGAATAACTTTCGCAATTTTGAATGGGTTGGGATGGCCCGTTCTGCAACAGCTTCGGAAGAAAGTATACTGGTCCCACGCACATTTGAAAAGGACTATAGCAAACTTTCCAAACCCTATTTAGACCAACCTTTTGTACAAAAGAAAACCAGGATATCATATGGTGTTACTCAAGCTATCCCAATTGATACTATCAAAGAATTTATCAATTCCCATCAACAAAGTATTACTGCAAACGGCTTCCGGTATTCTGTGAGAGATTAGTAAAACCAGGTTTCCCTTCTTAGAAATGATTGTATATATATCGTAGTACCTTATTCATCTCTTCCTCGACCACAGATGTGGATGTTACATAATGATTATTCATAAAGCTAAAAATAAACTTCTTTCCACTCTCGGTAATAAGGTAACCACTTAGGCAATGGTTATTACTAAGAGTCCCTGTCTTAGCAAACACATATGGCGAATCTTGCTGTGGGGGTATATACGAATCTTTAATAGTTCCCCTTTCTCCCCCTGCCGGTAACAGGTGAAAAAGCTGCTCATTTTTAGTAAACTCATCATCAATTTTCCACAACAGACGAATCATAGATCGAGGGGTAAACATATTGTAGCGGGAGAGGCCAGACCCATCAACCCATTGTGGTTCGTGTGGCAATACATTCAAGTATTCTTCTTTCATCTTTTTGATAACTGCCCGCGATTCCAAAGGGATCCCCAATTCGGCCGCAGCCACCAGTAAAAGCTGTTCCGCAATAAAATTATCGCTAGGCTGTAGCATTCGCTTATAAGCGGTATCGGCTTTAATACTGTAAATAATACTAGTTGAATCAGGCTTCTCCATATTGGGCAAATAGGTTACCGTTTTACCTAATGTATCAGCTAACATATCGGTAATCAGCTGAGGAGTATAGTGATAGGGTTTGTCAATGGTATACCTATTGGTATCGGCCTCCGGTTTATACGCAAAGTTATTATTAGAAAAATCACGGAAAAGAATGGGGGCATCATGTTCACGCTTTACTTCGTTGATATAGGAGCGAAATATAGGAGGAAAAACTGCCAATCCACTATCCGTAGTTACTATTTGCCGTTGTTTTATTTCTTCTATCTTAAAAGAAACTGTATTACCATACATCGGGAGTGGCGACTTTTCAGTTTGATAATAATAATTGGAATCGTCCCAAGCCCACCCGGGTCCAAACCGTTTGCTGGCAAAATTTGCATCCGAATAGTACAGCTTCTCTTCTCTGTTTTTTAGGAATTTATACACTTTCCCATTTCCCATTTTAGAATGCAAAAATGATGGATCCCCTGTGCCCCAAAAAATAAGTGAGTCACCCCGCACTGTATATTCCAGCGCGCGAATAGAATCGGGTAATAGCTTTAATCCTGCATAGAAAGTAAACAGCTTTGTATTCGATGCTGGTGTAAAGTAACGATCCTCATTATGACCATAGATTAAAGAATCATTCGCTGGATCATATAAAGCAAAGCCTGTAAGATTTGATGAAAACACCTTGGAGGTATCAAAGGTCACTGATAAAGGAGAAATCGATTCATTCGGTTGATTATCAACTACCGAGTCAGTCGTTTGGCATCCCGCGGCTAAGATTAATGCTCCAACAGCTAAAAGCAACAGAAATGAACGAAATTTAGTCATTAAGAAATGATATTAGTTTTAAATTAATTCAGTCGACAATCCTAAGCAGATAAATTCAACCCCATCTCGTTTATAATATATTTCTAAGAATATGCTTTGCAAATCTTTGATCTTCTAGTTGAGGTAGTTCTTGCATTTCCTTTTAACTAATAACAGGAATGAAACTCCCTTGCAGCTTAGGTATGGCTAAAATAGGCCGGCCCCCGTATATCCAACATTGTTTTAAGTCCCGGAGAGGCCTCTAATACAGAACGAATTGTATTAACCGTAAT
Above is a window of Fodinibius saliphilus DNA encoding:
- a CDS encoding cation:proton antiporter, producing the protein MGEHLLIGITSILIFGIGAQWIAWRFKLPAILLLLISGIAAGPVFGLLDPDLLMGDLLTPFISVAVAIILFEGGLSLRFSELKNIGGVIGNLVSIGVLVTWAITGISAFYLFPFDWGLSILLGAILVVTGPTVIIPLLRQVRPSGQVGSILKWEGIVIDPIGAMLAVLVFEVILSTSFSAATSLAVMSIVKTIFFGTIVGLAGAALIYFLLKRHLLPDFLQNPISLMVVVTVFTISNMLQHESGLWATTLMGIALANQKSAHIHHITEFKENLRVLLLSALFILLAARVELQSLINNLNWDLLVFLVILIFIARPVGVYVSTMFSDLKWREKLFLCWMAPRGVVAASISSIFAIQLANNGFAQADQLMPIVFLVIISTVTIYGLPASWVARKLGVAKPVPNGVLILGAHDWALKIAEAIQNEGFKVLVADANWKNIAVAKKKGLETYHGNILSEYAIDDINLDGVGRMLSLTPNDEVNSLAALRFGEIFGRSHVFQLPPNTKKDEGKEVSSHLSGRILFHPKLNFEKISKIVTEEDDLLVEKITKENLPSEKNTLENKKIPLFQITNNNEIRPFTVDNPPSLTVGSKLFYIPNVNEQVESET
- a CDS encoding S1 family peptidase, with product MFRFVIGILITLVIAIQFGCSGTTTLFSSSTGQDSTATKHYTTSFPTHDVSKQIEDARSAVLRIISTSFYNSYTFDKAYLTLNDIKTNNPQDIAAGYYSTEQSSAGTGIILDNTYNSSLIITCKHVVTSPDTVITYFEGDNIPDNTFIKSISIKRKQNDLLFTKSRIYDFDIIASDESYDLALIAADTRKKDRLSYNPIQFKAGNSDDVKMGSFLYIFGFPRGYPMLTRGLASTDAYKNKHFFLTDALFNPGISGGLVIASKNNFRNFEWVGMARSATASEESILVPRTFEKDYSKLSKPYLDQPFVQKKTRISYGVTQAIPIDTIKEFINSHQQSITANGFRYSVRD
- a CDS encoding D-alanyl-D-alanine carboxypeptidase/D-alanyl-D-alanine-endopeptidase, with translation MTKFRSFLLLLAVGALILAAGCQTTDSVVDNQPNESISPLSVTFDTSKVFSSNLTGFALYDPANDSLIYGHNEDRYFTPASNTKLFTFYAGLKLLPDSIRALEYTVRGDSLIFWGTGDPSFLHSKMGNGKVYKFLKNREEKLYYSDANFASKRFGPGWAWDDSNYYYQTEKSPLPMYGNTVSFKIEEIKQRQIVTTDSGLAVFPPIFRSYINEVKREHDAPILFRDFSNNNFAYKPEADTNRYTIDKPYHYTPQLITDMLADTLGKTVTYLPNMEKPDSTSIIYSIKADTAYKRMLQPSDNFIAEQLLLVAAAELGIPLESRAVIKKMKEEYLNVLPHEPQWVDGSGLSRYNMFTPRSMIRLLWKIDDEFTKNEQLFHLLPAGGERGTIKDSYIPPQQDSPYVFAKTGTLSNNHCLSGYLITESGKKFIFSFMNNHYVTSTSVVEEEMNKVLRYIYNHF